The segment CCACACTGACGCCCGCTCTTTTCGAGAACCTCTAAAAGATATAAATCCAACGCCTGCTCATCATCCGCTTCAAACATCGTCTTCCACATTGGCGCAAACGCATCGAGCAAAACCGCAAGCGCATGCCCTATCTCGTAGCAGCGTCCGCGCACCTCATTCGCGGCATAACCCTCCCGTGGCAAATCCACGCTCATCCGATCCACAGACATCGCCTCCACATAAGAGGCAAGTCCTTCCAGCAACTCCGTCCCTCGTTCATAGGTGGAAAATTCTGGCGCCATCCCCGCATATCGATCCTGCCGCGTCCTGAGTGCCCGCAGCGTCCAACATCGCTTCTCCTCGGACCCATTCGCAGAGAGCGCCCGTCGCAACGCCTCTGTCTCCATCCGCCGAAGAGACAGCAAATTCGCATCATCTACCGGATAAAGATAAAGCACAACTTCGTTTCCCTGCCAGGTGGGATGGCAAGCTTGTTGATAGACATGAAACGCCTCGTGAATTGCTAACGAAGCTATAACTGTCGGCACTTGATTTGCCGATCCATCGAACATAACACTGGCTGCCGGCATTCCCGCAATCTCGACAACACTGCTGGCAGTCACGACTGGATAGCGTCCATCGTACACAAGCACATCGCATTCACCAACCCGCATCTTCCTGAAACCCTCGGGAACCTCCGAACATCGAAAAAGGTATGTATCGTCACCATCGTAAAAAACAAGAGGAATCGCGAGCGGATCAAAGCCCGGCCACAATTCACCCTGTGCAACCAGACGCTCAATCTCACGCGCCAGATCTGACACATGACGCCTATCCTTGAGACCTGACATCAAACAGATCCCTCCTCATCTGCCCGCTGATACGACGCTGTAATCTCGTGATCTACACCCCCGCGAATATTGAAACGGCTGATCACCTCCATCTCGACCGGATCGCACAGATCTACCAGATCGTTCAAAATCTGATTCGTCACAGGCTCCATATAAATCCCCTGATCTCGGAACGACCAGAAATAGTGCTTCAGCGACCGCAACTCCACGCATCGCGGACCCGGCACATACCAGATCACAATCGTCGCAAAATCCGGCTGCCCCGTCTTGGGACACAGCGACGTAAACTCCGGAAACGTAAACTCAATCGTATAACGCCGCTCTGGATTCGGATTATCAAACGCCTCTAATAGTGAACTCATCCCTCATCCTCGCGCTCGTACATCACAGACACCCGCGTCTCAATACCACCCCGCACTGCAAAATCACCCGTCACATCTAACGATAGAGGATCGCAGGCCGCTACAAAATCATCCACAATTTTATTAACCACACCCTCGTAAAACACCTTCTCATCTCGAAACGACCCCAAATACCGCTTCAACGACATCTGCTCCACACACACCTCTCCCGGCACATAAGAAATCGAAACCGTCGCAAAAATCGGCTGCCCCGTCACCGCGTACAGCGCCGTAAACTCCGACGACTCAAAATCAATCGTATAAGTCCTCTTGTGTTCAGGATTTTTAACGCACTTTAATAATAAAGAATCGTCCATAAGTTTTCTAAAAAAGGCTGGATTGCGGCTCAAAATCATGCCGCAATGACAGAAAAAATCATCAGCTTTTTGACACCACTATCCTTCGTTTGGAGACACAAATCACTCAAACGGCACCAGACTCGCGCCTATCGGATCGGGACTCGTGGGCCGAATCGGCATCGCCTCATAAGAACAATAAGATACATCCAGATGCGGCGTCTCAATCCGCCTGTACCCCTCATACCGCGAATCTATCAACGCCTCCAGCGCACCGGAAATCAGCAACGTGCGCTCAACCGGATACTGCGGCTTACCCGTCAAAAACATCTGTTGAATATTCAAACTCAAATAACTGAAATGCGCATGCGGATTATCCGGCAAAAAAACGCGCATATTATCCACCTCTCCCCCGCGCCGCGCCGCAAAACCCTTCCCCCGCGTGTACCCATTCAACATAAACGTCGCCGCCTTCAACCCATCTGCATACTCTATCAAAAAAACAGCCGGATTCTCGCAATGATCGCGCGCATCGCCATCTTCTTTCGCCTCAATATGCTCTATCGCCGCCGCGTACAAATCGCGATCCCACGCATCTGACGCCCAGACATCATCCCCCTCCAAACACTGCACCGCCACAATCCCCGTCTCCCCTCCCACGCGGCGCTCAACCATACACTGCAGCGTCTCCAGCGCGTGAAAACCATAAGAATCAAGCCCGCCAAAAGCCACCGAAATCGCCGACTCAATCTCCGTATCCAGCTCATACTCAAGCCACGGCTTGCGCCATGCAAGCGGAAGAGACGACCCCGCCATAAACGGCACCTCCAGCTCCCGCGCGCGATCGTACATCCACTTTGCATCGTGCCAATTATACGAAAGATGCTTATCGCTAAACACCGGAACAGACCGCCCCGACGACGCGAACACCCCGCAAATCTGCTCAAAAAAATACTTCCGCGGATACATATGTTGCTCTTTCTCATTCCACGGATAATCGCCGTGCTCGCCAATCAGCAACACCCCATCCACCGCCAGCTCATCACCACCCAAAGTCAACGCCTGGTTAATACTCCCGTACATCGGCACACCGAATTCCTCGGCAATCGCGCACCCGATATCCTCTCCAAAATGCACCTGATCCAGATACATCGACACCACATCCACCTCTGGCGAAAGCAACCCGTCATCGGTTGGAAACCCCTTCAAAAACTTCGTCACAATCACATCGGCATGTGACCGCGGAAAATACGACGTAATCACCGCTGCTATCTTCTTTCGATCAGCCATGGCTTCTCCCTCCAATTGCGTGTCTCGTTGTGTAATCGTTAAATTATACCACAAGGAGCACAACGACAATAGAAAAAACCTTCTGGATCGCGGCTCAAAACCATGCCGCGATGACGGGCGAGGCATGCCTCGCCCTTACAATAGATAACTGACCACTGACTACTGACCGCTAAATATTCTTACATCCTCACACCCAAAATTTGGTATCTTAAACACCTGAAACACAACCCTAACCCTTACCAGGAGGAATCTCTTGACCGAAGTAAAAGCCACCAACATCGTCTGGCACGAAGGCCATGTCGCGCGCAAACAGCGCGAAGACCTGCTCGAACAAAAAGGCGCACTCATCTGGCTCACCGGACTGCCCAGCTCGGGCAAAAGCACCATTGCATTCACCGCAGAACACGCCCTGATCGAACGCGGGCACCTGGCCTATGTACTCGACGGCGACAACATCCGCCACGGCCTCAACAAAAACCTCGGATTCTCAGCCGAAGACCGCGCTGAAAACATCCGCCGCATCGGCGAAGTCGGCAAACTCTTTGCCGACGCCGGAATCATCACCCTATCCAGCTTTGTAAGCCCCTATCGCACCGACCGCGACGGCGTGCGCGAACTCATGGAAGACAAAGACTTCATCGAAGTATTCATCAACACCCCGCTCGACGTATGTGAAGAACGCGACCCAAAGGGCCTGTACAAAAAAGCGCGCACAGGTGAAATACCCAACTTCACCGGCATCTCTGACCCCTATGAACCCCCTGAAAACCCCGAACTCGTCATACACACCGTTGACACCACCCCACAAGAGGCCGCATTGCAAATCATAGCCTTACTCGAAACGCGTGAAAACATCTAACAATGTCCATCATCGACCTCACCATGCCCATTGCCGACCACTTCCGCTGGCCCGTTGAGCGCAGCCTCAAAAGCAGTTTTGAAACCGGCGACATGGCGCAAGTGACCCACATGGGATGGGCCGTCCACGGATTTACACACGTCGATGCACCGCGCCACATGTTCCCGGAAGGACCCACCACCAGCGAAACCGAACTCGACCAAATCGTGGGGCAAGCCGCAGTCGTCGATCTCTCGGGCATCGCGCCAGAAACGCCGATCAGCGAAGCACAAATTCGCGCTGCCGGACAGCACATACGGCCTGGAGACATCGTCGTCATGAAAACGCGGTGGGACGAAGTAGAATCGCATCAAACCCCCGAATTCTGGACCCGCGCGCCCTACATGTCGCGCCCCGCCGCAAAATGGCTGCGTGCACAAAACATCCGCGCCATCGCATTTGACTTTCCGCAGGACTACCCCATCCGCCAGTTACTCAGTGGGCAGCGAGCACCCCTTTCCGAATTTGTAACCCACGACATACTCTT is part of the Gemmatimonadota bacterium genome and harbors:
- the queF gene encoding preQ(1) synthase; translation: MSSLLEAFDNPNPERRYTIEFTFPEFTSLCPKTGQPDFATIVIWYVPGPRCVELRSLKHYFWSFRDQGIYMEPVTNQILNDLVDLCDPVEMEVISRFNIRGGVDHEITASYQRADEEGSV
- the queF gene encoding preQ(1) synthase, whose translation is MDDSLLLKCVKNPEHKRTYTIDFESSEFTALYAVTGQPIFATVSISYVPGEVCVEQMSLKRYLGSFRDEKVFYEGVVNKIVDDFVAACDPLSLDVTGDFAVRGGIETRVSVMYEREDEG
- a CDS encoding cyclase family protein, producing the protein MSIIDLTMPIADHFRWPVERSLKSSFETGDMAQVTHMGWAVHGFTHVDAPRHMFPEGPTTSETELDQIVGQAAVVDLSGIAPETPISEAQIRAAGQHIRPGDIVVMKTRWDEVESHQTPEFWTRAPYMSRPAAKWLRAQNIRAIAFDFPQDYPIRQLLSGQRAPLSEFVTHDILLREGIILIEYICNTGMLTTDRVSFFALPLKIPEADGAPARVIAIP
- the cysC gene encoding adenylyl-sulfate kinase, yielding MTEVKATNIVWHEGHVARKQREDLLEQKGALIWLTGLPSSGKSTIAFTAEHALIERGHLAYVLDGDNIRHGLNKNLGFSAEDRAENIRRIGEVGKLFADAGIITLSSFVSPYRTDRDGVRELMEDKDFIEVFINTPLDVCEERDPKGLYKKARTGEIPNFTGISDPYEPPENPELVIHTVDTTPQEAALQIIALLETRENI